The Streptomyces kanamyceticus genome window below encodes:
- a CDS encoding ArsR/SmtB family transcription factor has translation MGLRIHFTGDDVRRVTIAQHPAPMWEIERSLRALQLPDTGAATAPWRAWARMRLPRTAHHLLTLVPPSGPCPDFLSPIGHAADLESGLEQVLSTPRSLLNRDMEQLAQRRRLPVWAQDVGRGSLPALRSLGRALRDYHQTVVRPVHRQLAADFDVVVGELTQTLSRHGLDALFAGLHPSIHWNPPVLEVGHELFDEDVYLDGWGLHLVPSFFTPTNAFCVNHQPPMTVIFPIVPREPWHPGPGPGRARAADTLAALLGGRRAALLRHIAATDGITTTRLADSAALAPSTVSHHTAALRDAGLITTHRTGTSVRHCTTPLGLNLLRAQPGGILV, from the coding sequence ATGGGTCTGCGGATCCACTTCACCGGTGACGACGTACGGCGGGTGACGATCGCTCAGCACCCCGCGCCGATGTGGGAGATCGAGCGCAGCCTGCGCGCCCTGCAACTGCCCGACACCGGCGCGGCGACCGCGCCCTGGCGGGCCTGGGCGCGGATGCGCCTGCCAAGGACCGCGCACCACCTGTTGACCCTGGTGCCGCCCAGCGGCCCCTGCCCCGACTTCCTGTCCCCGATCGGACACGCCGCCGACCTGGAAAGCGGTCTGGAGCAGGTGCTGAGCACCCCTCGCTCCCTGCTCAACCGCGACATGGAACAGCTCGCCCAGCGGCGTCGACTCCCTGTCTGGGCGCAGGACGTGGGCCGGGGATCGCTCCCGGCCCTGCGCTCCCTGGGACGCGCGCTGCGCGACTACCACCAGACGGTCGTCAGGCCCGTGCACCGCCAACTGGCCGCCGACTTCGACGTGGTCGTGGGCGAGCTGACGCAGACGCTGTCCCGGCACGGCCTGGACGCCCTCTTCGCGGGGCTGCACCCCTCGATCCACTGGAACCCGCCCGTACTCGAAGTCGGGCACGAACTGTTCGACGAGGACGTCTACCTCGACGGCTGGGGACTCCATCTGGTGCCGTCGTTCTTCACCCCCACCAACGCCTTCTGCGTGAACCACCAGCCGCCGATGACGGTGATCTTCCCCATCGTTCCCCGCGAGCCCTGGCACCCGGGGCCCGGACCCGGGCGGGCCCGCGCGGCCGACACGCTCGCCGCGCTCCTCGGCGGCCGACGCGCCGCGCTCCTGCGCCACATCGCCGCCACCGACGGCATCACCACCACGCGCCTCGCCGACAGCGCCGCCCTGGCACCCTCCACCGTCAGCCATCACACCGCGGCACTGCGGGACGCGGGACTCATCACCACTCACCGCACCGGCACGAGCGTCCGCCACTGCACCACGCCTCTGGGCCTCAACCTCCTGCGCGCGCAGCCGGGCGGCATTCTCGTGTGA
- a CDS encoding ATP-binding protein, with protein sequence MPTQLQPAAPAREVTERLSPTPRGARLARRLARYHLDGWGIPYDSELSNAAEAIVAELAANAVTHGRVPGRDFELRLTLHADTLRVEVSDTRAERRPPQEPEPPEPDAESGRGLVIVAALAVEWGVAGRPVGKTVWAELSLVAQHT encoded by the coding sequence ATGCCGACCCAACTCCAACCCGCCGCCCCCGCGCGGGAAGTCACCGAACGTCTCAGCCCCACGCCCCGAGGCGCCCGTCTCGCCCGCAGGCTGGCCAGGTACCACCTGGACGGCTGGGGCATCCCGTACGACTCCGAACTGTCCAACGCCGCCGAGGCGATCGTCGCCGAGCTCGCCGCGAACGCGGTGACCCACGGTCGCGTACCCGGCCGTGACTTCGAGCTCCGCCTGACGCTCCACGCGGACACGCTCCGTGTCGAGGTCTCCGACACCCGTGCCGAGCGCAGGCCGCCGCAGGAGCCCGAACCGCCCGAGCCCGACGCGGAGTCGGGCCGGGGGCTCGTGATCGTGGCGGCGCTGGCCGTGGAGTGGGGCGTGGCGGGGAGGCCCGTCGGCAAGACGGTGTGGGCCGAGCTTTCGTTGGTGGCTCAACATACTTGA
- a CDS encoding DUF6531 domain-containing protein: MVDLNPLHYINKFNHMAGDNMASMMEFLGISDPAVDPDGVREIAKKWRNLAKAVDASVKDAESALKDVTWEGKTATAFNKRAKKTRSQATQMADSLRDGADALDKYADEAHELLTELNVIILEIIEVEMAGLALSVLTGGASAVVSSLAAGARFAKVMALLGRIEHAGTAMARAIKAVLEVIRGLRRALRALKEIKTIARVGKMAGEGAKFAALDTLLKDPATFKDPGKLAETLALGAALGVGLGSLGTLLGKGLGKLKPKDLSKLRGAMKLDCAAFKRLSLRPGFDKLPASVRNALKRFVRDPVDVATGDMALPRTDVQLPGVLPLLLERTHLSSYRFGGWFGPSWASTLDQRVQADEDGFVYAAADGARLCFPIPDAESGLPSRPDTPGSRLTLSWADDFDGALCVHDPDTGLTQVFHSPVPAAAGEAVDVPLQSIQDRNGNRITIEYAEGDIPAAITHTGGYRIAVDRDDSNSRITGLRLLDPAAPSAPGTTLVTFGYDEAGHLVEETNSSGLPMRYTYDDAGRMTSWTDRNGTTYWYVYDARGRVTATGGTGDALASTLAYEDATRTTRVTDSLGHVRVYEHNEAFRLVRETDPLGHVMEQEWSDDLQLTAVSDPLGRTTRYAYDQVGRLIQVTRPDGAHSSVEFDESGLPALTVEPDGSRWVREYDSIGNPVAVTDPAGRTTRFAYDPAGGLSEVTDALGHAVRVRCDGAGLPLTVTNALGAVNTYERDAFGRLAVLTDPLGARTLLEWTVEGRPARRVTADGSQETWLYDGEGNCTHHTDASGAVSRFEYTHFDLLSARTSADGVRHAFTYDSELRLTTVTNPQGLTWEYQYDAAGRLVVESDFDGRLQRYVHDAAGQLTRRTTPLGEEIRYWRDALGQAARKDVAGQITDFTYDAAGRMLRAATPDTAVEWHWDEKGQLRAETVAGRGLSYAYDELGRRTRRTTPTGAVSTTSYDVVGNRTELTTGGRSLRFEHDAAGRETTRHVGGHLAIAHTFDQLGRPQTQTVTGPENRRVQERAYRYRADGYLTDIEESSGGSRTFELDTVGRVTGVSAAGWRETYAYDAAGNQTDASWPATHQGQESQGAREFAGMTLLRAGGVRYEHDAAGRVVLRQKTRLSRKPDTWRYTWDAEDRLTSVVTPDGTRWRYTYDPLGRRIAKERLAADGATATERVDFTWDGTTLCEQTTRGADFASPVTLTWDHDAVRPLAQTERIAAHEGGGGSADGSDFADGWSSAGGEPSQEQIDERFFAIVTDLVGTPTELVDEDGDIAWRMRSTLWGTTSWAADSTAYTPLRFPGQYFDPETGLHYNYFRYYDPSTGRYHSPDPLGLRPADNAFTYPHNPCTWTDPLGLAPECGDADVPPSNWVPDENYSPEEITRRIGGNKDRKAWFETPEDIHKIVDDIVKNPNKEQRYTGPVDDRVADNYRGGKSRAGQRWKGQPIYDNGNPFSQARVVVDREGNIAYFGRSKDGSHNYDQVIPYPWAKAQPRSN; encoded by the coding sequence ATGGTCGACCTCAACCCCCTGCACTACATCAACAAGTTCAACCACATGGCCGGCGACAACATGGCCTCCATGATGGAGTTCCTGGGGATCTCCGACCCGGCCGTCGACCCGGACGGCGTCCGGGAGATCGCCAAGAAGTGGCGCAACCTGGCCAAGGCGGTGGACGCCTCGGTCAAGGACGCCGAGTCCGCCCTCAAGGACGTGACCTGGGAGGGCAAGACCGCCACCGCGTTCAACAAGCGGGCCAAGAAGACCCGTTCGCAGGCCACCCAGATGGCCGACTCGCTGCGCGACGGCGCCGACGCGCTGGACAAGTACGCCGACGAAGCGCACGAGCTGCTCACCGAACTCAACGTCATCATCCTGGAGATCATCGAGGTGGAGATGGCGGGCCTGGCCCTGTCCGTCCTCACCGGCGGCGCCTCCGCCGTGGTCAGCAGCCTCGCCGCGGGCGCCCGTTTCGCGAAGGTGATGGCGCTGCTCGGCCGCATCGAGCACGCGGGCACGGCGATGGCCCGCGCCATCAAGGCGGTCCTGGAGGTCATCCGCGGCCTGCGCCGCGCGCTGCGGGCGCTCAAGGAGATCAAGACGATCGCGCGGGTCGGCAAGATGGCGGGCGAGGGCGCCAAGTTCGCGGCCCTGGACACGCTGTTGAAGGACCCGGCCACCTTCAAGGACCCCGGCAAACTCGCCGAGACCCTCGCGCTCGGCGCGGCCCTGGGGGTGGGCCTGGGCAGCCTGGGCACCTTGCTGGGCAAGGGACTTGGCAAACTCAAGCCCAAGGACCTCTCCAAACTCCGCGGCGCGATGAAGCTCGACTGCGCGGCCTTCAAGCGCCTCTCCCTCCGCCCCGGCTTCGACAAACTGCCCGCCTCGGTGCGCAACGCGCTCAAGAGGTTCGTCCGCGACCCCGTCGACGTGGCGACCGGTGACATGGCGCTGCCTCGCACGGATGTCCAACTCCCCGGCGTGCTGCCGCTGTTGCTGGAGCGCACGCACCTCTCCTCCTACCGCTTCGGCGGCTGGTTCGGCCCGTCCTGGGCCTCCACCCTGGACCAGCGCGTCCAGGCGGACGAGGACGGCTTCGTCTACGCGGCGGCGGACGGCGCCCGGCTCTGCTTCCCGATCCCGGACGCGGAATCGGGCCTCCCGTCCCGCCCGGACACCCCGGGCTCGCGCCTGACCCTGTCCTGGGCGGACGACTTCGACGGCGCGCTCTGCGTGCACGACCCCGACACCGGCCTGACCCAGGTCTTCCACAGCCCGGTCCCGGCCGCCGCGGGCGAGGCGGTGGACGTCCCCCTGCAATCCATCCAGGACCGCAACGGCAACCGGATCACCATCGAGTACGCGGAAGGCGACATCCCCGCGGCGATCACGCACACCGGCGGCTACCGCATCGCCGTGGACCGCGACGACTCCAACTCCCGCATCACGGGCCTGCGCCTGCTGGACCCCGCTGCTCCCTCGGCCCCCGGCACGACCCTGGTCACCTTCGGCTACGACGAGGCAGGCCACCTCGTCGAGGAGACCAACTCCTCGGGCCTGCCGATGCGTTACACCTACGACGACGCGGGCCGCATGACGTCGTGGACCGATCGCAACGGGACGACGTACTGGTACGTGTACGACGCGCGTGGCCGCGTCACCGCGACGGGCGGCACGGGTGACGCGCTGGCCTCGACCTTGGCGTATGAGGACGCGACGCGGACGACGCGGGTGACGGACTCGCTGGGGCATGTGCGGGTCTATGAGCACAACGAGGCGTTTCGGCTGGTTCGGGAGACGGATCCGCTGGGGCATGTCATGGAGCAGGAGTGGAGTGACGATCTCCAACTGACTGCTGTGTCAGACCCGTTGGGCCGGACGACTCGGTACGCGTACGACCAGGTCGGCCGCCTGATCCAGGTGACGCGGCCGGACGGCGCGCACTCCTCCGTCGAGTTCGACGAGTCGGGCCTCCCTGCCCTGACGGTCGAACCGGACGGCTCCCGCTGGGTCCGGGAGTACGACAGCATCGGCAACCCCGTCGCCGTAACCGACCCCGCAGGCCGCACCACACGTTTCGCCTACGACCCGGCGGGCGGCCTCTCGGAGGTCACGGACGCCTTGGGGCACGCGGTGCGGGTCCGTTGCGACGGCGCGGGGCTGCCGCTCACGGTGACGAACGCGCTGGGTGCGGTGAACACCTATGAGCGCGATGCGTTCGGGCGCCTCGCTGTTCTGACGGACCCGCTCGGCGCGCGGACCCTCCTGGAGTGGACCGTCGAGGGGAGGCCCGCCAGGCGCGTCACGGCCGACGGTTCGCAGGAGACTTGGCTCTACGACGGTGAGGGCAACTGCACGCACCACACGGACGCGAGCGGCGCGGTCTCGCGTTTCGAGTACACGCACTTCGATCTCCTGTCGGCGCGCACGAGTGCCGACGGGGTGCGCCACGCGTTCACCTACGACAGCGAACTGCGGCTCACCACGGTCACCAATCCGCAGGGCCTCACCTGGGAGTACCAGTACGATGCCGCGGGCCGCCTGGTCGTGGAGTCGGACTTCGACGGACGCCTGCAGCGGTACGTGCACGATGCGGCAGGCCAGCTGACCCGGCGCACGACTCCGCTCGGTGAGGAGATCCGCTACTGGCGCGACGCGCTCGGACAGGCCGCGCGGAAAGACGTCGCCGGGCAGATCACCGACTTCACGTACGACGCGGCGGGCCGCATGCTGCGCGCGGCCACGCCGGACACGGCCGTCGAATGGCACTGGGACGAGAAGGGCCAGCTCCGCGCGGAGACGGTGGCGGGCAGGGGACTGAGCTACGCCTACGACGAACTCGGCCGCCGCACACGCCGTACGACGCCCACTGGAGCGGTGAGCACCACGTCGTACGACGTGGTCGGCAACCGCACCGAACTGACGACAGGCGGGCGCAGCCTGCGCTTCGAGCACGACGCGGCGGGACGCGAGACCACCCGCCATGTCGGAGGTCACCTCGCCATCGCCCACACGTTTGACCAACTGGGCCGCCCGCAGACCCAGACCGTCACAGGACCCGAGAACCGTCGCGTCCAGGAACGCGCATACCGATACCGCGCGGACGGCTACCTGACGGACATCGAGGAATCGTCGGGCGGCAGCCGGACCTTCGAGCTCGACACGGTCGGCCGGGTCACGGGTGTCAGTGCCGCGGGGTGGCGCGAGACGTACGCGTATGACGCGGCGGGCAACCAGACGGATGCCTCCTGGCCCGCGACGCACCAGGGGCAAGAGTCCCAGGGGGCGCGTGAATTCGCCGGGATGACGCTCCTGAGGGCGGGCGGTGTCCGGTACGAGCACGACGCCGCGGGCCGCGTCGTGCTCCGTCAGAAGACCCGTCTGTCACGCAAGCCGGACACGTGGCGATACACCTGGGACGCGGAAGACCGGCTCACGTCGGTCGTCACGCCGGACGGGACGCGGTGGCGGTACACCTACGACCCTCTCGGTCGGCGCATCGCCAAGGAACGGCTCGCCGCCGACGGGGCGACGGCCACCGAGCGCGTCGACTTCACCTGGGACGGCACGACGCTCTGTGAACAGACCACACGGGGCGCCGACTTCGCCTCTCCCGTCACGCTGACGTGGGATCACGACGCGGTGCGGCCCTTGGCGCAGACGGAACGCATCGCCGCCCACGAAGGCGGTGGCGGCTCCGCGGACGGCAGCGACTTCGCCGATGGCTGGTCGTCGGCCGGTGGTGAGCCGTCGCAGGAACAGATCGACGAACGCTTCTTCGCCATCGTCACCGACCTCGTCGGCACCCCGACGGAACTGGTCGACGAGGACGGTGACATCGCCTGGCGCATGCGCTCCACCCTCTGGGGCACCACGAGCTGGGCCGCCGACAGCACCGCGTACACGCCACTCCGCTTCCCGGGTCAGTACTTCGACCCGGAGACGGGCCTGCACTACAACTACTTCCGTTACTACGACCCCAGTACGGGCCGTTACCACTCACCGGATCCGCTCGGTCTGCGTCCGGCGGACAACGCCTTCACCTATCCGCACAACCCGTGCACCTGGACGGACCCGCTCGGGCTCGCACCGGAGTGCGGTGACGCCGATGTGCCGCCGAGCAACTGGGTGCCGGACGAGAACTATTCGCCGGAAGAGATCACCCGGCGTATCGGTGGGAACAAGGACCGCAAGGCATGGTTCGAAACGCCCGAGGACATTCACAAAATCGTGGACGACATCGTTAAGAATCCCAATAAGGAACAGCGTTACACCGGTCCGGTCGACGATCGTGTGGCCGACAATTATCGGGGCGGAAAATCCCGCGCGGGGCAGCGGTGGAAGGGTCAGCCCATCTATGACAACGGAAATCCGTTTAGTCAGGCGCGAGTTGTGGTGGACCGGGAGGGGAACATCGCCTACTTCGGCAGGAGCAAGGACGGATCACACAACTATGACCAGGTCATCCCGTACCCTTGGGCGAAGGCGCAGCCGCGGTCCAACTAG
- a CDS encoding DUF397 domain-containing protein: MSTPELAWFKSSYSSGSSGDCLEVALTWHKSSYSSSGNGDCLEIAPCPTTIHVRDSKNPEGPRLALNPRAWAEFVAYAEGR; encoded by the coding sequence ATGAGCACCCCCGAACTGGCCTGGTTCAAGAGCAGCTACAGCAGCGGCAGCTCTGGCGACTGCCTTGAAGTCGCCCTCACTTGGCACAAGTCCAGCTACAGCAGCAGCGGCAACGGGGACTGCCTAGAGATCGCCCCCTGCCCCACCACCATCCACGTCCGCGACTCCAAGAACCCCGAAGGCCCCCGGCTCGCCCTGAACCCCCGCGCCTGGGCGGAGTTCGTGGCGTACGCCGAGGGCCGCTGA
- a CDS encoding phytase produces MTRRRPTHRTIGPVLLALTTVLAGATATAAAPARTTAEPLPGVMPRAETPVLHDDDAGGNADADDPAIWRDAADPARSLVIATAKEGGLRAYDLDARPVQSVAAPPATGPDDAPGRFNNVDLVHDLKLSAGASGRADLAVTSDRGHDRLRFYRIDRDRTGGPLTDVTDPAAPPVFSADQAEINEQRTAYGLATWQDKASGRSYALVSQRERTSVALLELLPGQGGKVSYRKIRTLDLPSSFRLPNGTSWSPCAEPGELPQVEGMVVDPANGTLYAGQEDVGIWRLRADLTGKPQLIDKVREYGVPGVYDEETEECTPGADPGYGGKRIASDVEGLTLVEEPEGDGYLLASSQGDNTFAAYDRELSDRNEYEGGFRVTPAGGALDGSEECDGAAALNEPLGPKYPHGLLVVQDGHDTPVDGDRPATNFKFVDLGKVLTALDDD; encoded by the coding sequence GTGACCAGACGCCGTCCGACCCATCGAACGATCGGCCCGGTCCTGCTCGCACTGACCACCGTCCTGGCGGGGGCGACGGCGACGGCCGCCGCACCCGCCCGTACCACCGCGGAGCCGCTGCCGGGCGTCATGCCCCGGGCCGAGACACCCGTGCTGCACGACGACGACGCGGGCGGCAACGCCGACGCCGACGACCCCGCGATCTGGCGCGACGCGGCGGACCCGGCGCGCAGTCTGGTGATCGCGACGGCGAAGGAGGGCGGCCTGCGCGCCTACGACTTGGACGCGCGCCCCGTGCAGTCGGTCGCGGCCCCGCCCGCCACCGGTCCCGACGACGCGCCGGGCCGCTTCAACAACGTCGACCTGGTCCACGACCTGAAGCTCTCCGCCGGAGCGTCGGGCCGCGCGGACCTCGCCGTCACCAGCGACCGTGGCCACGACCGGCTCCGCTTCTACCGCATCGACCGCGACAGGACCGGCGGCCCGCTCACCGACGTCACGGACCCGGCCGCCCCGCCCGTGTTCTCCGCCGACCAGGCCGAGATCAACGAACAGCGCACCGCGTACGGCCTCGCGACCTGGCAGGACAAGGCGAGCGGTCGCTCGTACGCCCTGGTCAGTCAGCGCGAGCGCACCAGCGTCGCGCTCCTCGAACTGCTCCCGGGGCAGGGCGGCAAGGTCTCGTACCGCAAGATCCGCACCCTTGACCTGCCCTCCTCCTTCCGGCTGCCGAACGGCACCTCGTGGAGCCCGTGCGCGGAGCCGGGTGAACTCCCGCAGGTCGAGGGCATGGTCGTCGACCCGGCCAACGGCACGCTCTACGCCGGACAGGAGGACGTCGGCATCTGGCGCCTGCGCGCCGACCTCACCGGAAAGCCCCAACTCATCGACAAGGTCCGGGAGTACGGCGTTCCCGGCGTCTACGACGAGGAGACCGAGGAGTGCACCCCCGGCGCCGACCCCGGCTACGGAGGCAAGCGGATCGCCTCCGACGTGGAGGGCCTGACCCTGGTCGAGGAGCCGGAAGGCGACGGCTACCTGCTGGCCTCCAGCCAGGGCGACAACACCTTCGCCGCGTACGACCGTGAGCTGAGCGACCGCAACGAGTACGAGGGCGGCTTCCGCGTCACCCCCGCGGGCGGCGCCCTGGACGGCTCCGAGGAGTGCGACGGCGCGGCCGCACTGAACGAGCCGCTCGGCCCCAAGTACCCGCACGGCCTCCTCGTCGTGCAGGACGGTCACGACACCCCCGTCGACGGTGACCGCCCTGCCACGAACTTCAAGTTCGTCGACCTGGGCAAGGTGCTGACGGCCCTAGACGACGACTGA
- a CDS encoding helix-turn-helix domain-containing protein, translated as MSSSSKEPEPSDGLKTFGAVLKSFRKRAGVTQEELAEEVGCSSHFLASIEQGRRFPPTGFVDRCEAALDAFGTLRLAANQLTRKPGLATWFRQWALLEQEALALYTYECRLIPGLLQTEAYARTLFVNRVPPLGDEQIEARMDARVERQRLLTERPNTAYSFILEEHLFQRGMGGHEVTMELIDHVLGLAERRNIELQIMPVARKSHAGLDGPMQLLETPENRLLAYSEGQESGQLISDPKVVSMLQMRYARMRAQALSFEDSVSLLERMRGAA; from the coding sequence ATGTCGTCGAGCAGTAAAGAGCCCGAGCCGTCGGACGGTCTGAAGACCTTCGGCGCCGTACTGAAGAGCTTCCGCAAACGCGCCGGTGTCACCCAGGAGGAACTGGCCGAGGAGGTCGGCTGTTCCTCGCACTTCCTGGCCTCCATCGAACAGGGTAGGCGGTTCCCGCCGACCGGCTTCGTCGACCGGTGCGAGGCCGCGCTTGACGCGTTCGGCACGCTGAGGCTCGCCGCGAACCAGCTGACGCGGAAGCCGGGGCTGGCGACGTGGTTCCGGCAGTGGGCTCTGCTGGAGCAGGAGGCGCTGGCCCTCTACACGTACGAATGCCGGTTGATTCCGGGGCTGTTGCAGACCGAGGCGTACGCACGAACTCTGTTCGTCAACCGCGTTCCGCCGCTGGGCGACGAGCAGATCGAGGCTCGAATGGACGCGCGGGTCGAGCGCCAACGACTCCTCACGGAACGGCCGAACACGGCGTACAGCTTCATCCTTGAGGAACACTTGTTCCAGCGCGGCATGGGCGGGCATGAAGTCACCATGGAACTCATCGACCATGTTCTCGGGCTCGCAGAGCGCCGGAACATCGAGCTGCAGATCATGCCGGTGGCACGGAAGAGTCATGCCGGGCTGGACGGACCTATGCAGTTGTTGGAGACGCCGGAGAACAGGTTGCTCGCCTATTCCGAGGGGCAAGAGAGCGGACAGCTCATCTCCGATCCGAAAGTGGTCAGCATGCTCCAGATGCGGTATGCCAGGATGCGCGCACAGGCTCTCTCGTTCGAAGACTCGGTGAGCCTGCTGGAGCGGATGCGAGGAGCAGCATGA
- a CDS encoding S41 family peptidase, which produces MTVTVALALAGGAMVPVAAATERTAPRPTSVDGVWRVEGYGAVLSIAAGRLREYQTTDISCLKGDSAKRTAPGEYRAADGTVLTVRTEGARHGSLHLSGSAGDRQLRRVAELPEGCGRPMPKDPVAAFDVFWQSFEENYPFFAAKGIDWHAVRDAYRPKVHADTTRAELFAVFSKMVKPLYDAHVAVFDGERRFYQVRPGTTAPGEKLDTKVKNHIVRRDLKGHKPQEFAGGRISYADLPGSGQGYLRISGFAGYNTKDPSYAAQLAELDKALDTVLTPARTASLKGLIIDLRVNGGGSDALGLHIAERLTDTPYIAYRKRTQYTEPQPIPVRPARDAPRYTGPVAVLTGGSTVSAGETFTQALIDRPGRTVRIGQPTQGVFSDVMDRRLPNGMAVWLPNEEFLTRSGGTFDGPGIPPHVRTPVFTKEEFEKNRDSAFDKAVALLRD; this is translated from the coding sequence ATGACGGTCACCGTGGCTCTGGCCCTCGCGGGCGGTGCGATGGTGCCCGTCGCCGCGGCGACGGAGCGGACGGCCCCGAGACCGACGTCCGTCGACGGCGTCTGGCGCGTGGAGGGATACGGCGCCGTCCTGTCGATCGCGGCCGGACGGCTGCGGGAGTACCAGACCACGGACATCAGCTGCCTGAAGGGCGACTCCGCGAAGCGGACGGCGCCGGGGGAGTACCGCGCCGCCGACGGGACGGTCCTCACCGTACGGACGGAAGGGGCCCGGCACGGATCCCTGCACCTGTCCGGATCGGCGGGCGACCGGCAGCTGCGGCGCGTCGCGGAACTCCCCGAAGGCTGCGGCCGCCCGATGCCCAAGGACCCGGTGGCGGCGTTCGACGTCTTCTGGCAGTCCTTCGAGGAGAACTACCCCTTCTTCGCCGCCAAGGGGATCGACTGGCACGCCGTACGGGACGCGTACCGGCCCAAGGTGCACGCCGACACGACGAGGGCCGAACTCTTCGCCGTCTTCAGCAAGATGGTGAAGCCGCTGTACGACGCGCACGTCGCCGTCTTCGACGGCGAGCGCAGGTTCTACCAGGTCCGCCCGGGAACGACCGCGCCCGGCGAGAAGCTGGACACCAAGGTCAAGAACCACATCGTGCGGCGCGACCTCAAGGGCCACAAGCCGCAGGAATTCGCGGGCGGCCGGATCAGCTACGCGGATCTGCCCGGCAGCGGGCAGGGCTATCTGCGCATCTCCGGCTTCGCGGGCTACAACACGAAGGACCCCTCGTACGCGGCCCAACTCGCCGAACTCGACAAGGCGTTGGACACCGTCCTCACCCCCGCGCGCACGGCCTCCCTCAAGGGACTGATCATCGACCTGCGGGTCAACGGCGGCGGCTCCGACGCGCTCGGCCTGCACATCGCCGAGCGCCTGACCGACACGCCGTACATCGCCTACCGCAAGCGCACCCAGTACACCGAGCCGCAGCCGATCCCCGTACGGCCCGCGCGCGACGCGCCCCGCTACACGGGTCCGGTCGCCGTGCTGACCGGGGGTTCGACGGTCAGCGCGGGCGAGACCTTCACGCAGGCGCTCATCGACCGGCCGGGCAGGACGGTCCGCATCGGGCAGCCCACGCAAGGAGTCTTCTCGGACGTCATGGACCGAAGGCTCCCCAACGGCATGGCGGTCTGGCTCCCGAACGAGGAGTTCCTGACCCGCTCGGGCGGGACCTTCGACGGCCCAGGCATCCCGCCGCACGTGCGTACGCCGGTGTTCACGAAGGAGGAGTTCGAGAAGAACAGGGACTCGGCCTTCGACAAGGCGGTCGCGCTGCTGCGGGACTAG